The nucleotide window CCCAAGTCATCTCCATCTGCATCCTTTTTTTCCCTCTCCAACTTCTGTCACGACAGCTACAACCAGTGATGGATAGCCTAGGAAAGTGCCCAGCTAATTACGTTCCCCTCAGCCCCATCACCTTCTTGGAGAGGGCAGCCGCCGTGTACTCCGACCGCACGTCGGTCGTCTATGAGCGCACGCGCTTCACGTGGAAGCAAACTTACGAGCGCTGCCGCCGCCTCGCTTCCTCCCTCCGGAAGCTGAGCATCTCCAAGAATGATGTGGTATGTGTGTATAGAACGATCGTTCTTTGAGTGCTGTTGATCTCACCTAAGTTTCTAACGTGGTTTATATATGCAGGTTTCAGTCCTGGCACCCAACATTCCGGCCATGTATGAGATGCACTTCGCCGTGCCCATGGCGGGCGCGGTGCTCAACACCATAAACACTCGTCTCGACTGCAAGAACATCGCCACCATCCTTAAGCACTCCGAGGCTAAGGTCTTCTTCGTCGACTACCAATACGTCCCCCTCGCTGTAAGCGCCCTCAAGCTTCTGCTGGGCGACGCCGACACTTCCCAGCTGCCACTGGTCGTGGTCATCGATGACATCGATGCACCGACCGGCACTCGGCTGGGGGAGCTGGAGTACGAGCAGCTCGTCGCCGGCGGCCACCCGTTCCACGAGCTACCCCGGCTCGACGACGAGTGGGATCCCATCGCCCTTAACTACACCTCCGGCACCACGTCCGCCCCCAAGGGGGTTGTCTATAGCCACCGCGGCGCGTACCTCAGCGCCATCAGCCTGCTCCTCCAGTGGGGCGTCGGGAGCGAGCCTGTTTATCTCTGGTCCCTCCCCATGTTCCACTGCAACGGGTGGACCTTCACGTGGGGCGTCGCCGCCCGTGGCGGTGTCAATGTATGCATCCGCAACACGTCGGCCGCCGAGATGTACCGCGCCATTGCCGACCATCGTGTCACCCACATGTGCTGCGCTCCCATCGTCTTCACCATCCTCCTCGAGACCGGCCAGTCCGAGCGGCCTCCCATTGCCTCTCCCGTTCAGGTGCTGACCGGCGGCGCTCCGCCTCCAGCGCCGCTGCTGGAAAATATCGAGCGCATGGGGTTCAAGGTGACGCACGCTTACGGGCTGACCGAAGCGACCGGGCCGGCGCTCGTGTGCGAGTGGCGGGCGGAGTGGGACCGGAGAAACCCCGAGGAGCGGGCGGCGCTCAAGGCGCGGCAGGGGATCAGCGTGCTCACGCTCGCGGACGTCGACGTGAAGGACGCCAAGACGATGGCCAGCATCCCGCGCGACGGCAGGTCGGCGGGAGAGATCGTGCTCCGGGGAAGCAGCATCATGAAGGGCTACTACAAGAACAACAAGGACACAGCAGAGGCGTTCAAGGACGGGTGGTTCTTCACCGGTGACGTCGCGGTGGTGCACCCAGACGGGTACCTGGAGATCAAGGACCGGTCCAAGGACGTGATCATCTCAGGCGGGGAGAACATAAGCAGCGTGGAGGTGGAGACGGTGCTGTACAAGCACCCCATGGTAATggaggcggcggtggtggcgaTGCCGCACCCGCGCTGGGGCGAGACGCCGTGCGCCTTCGTGACGCTGAAGAAGGGATGCGGAGGAGGAGCAGAGCAGAGCATAAAGGAGGAGGACATCATCGCGTACTGCCGGGCGAGCATGTCTCACTTCATGGTGCCAAAGAAGGTGGTGTTCGTGGACGAGCTGCCCAAGACTTCCACCGGAAAGATCCAAAAGTTTCAGCTGAGGGAGATGGCGAAGCGCCACAAGGTAGCAGAGAGACCGCCGAAGACTAAATCCGGGTGCACCGAGGCCCAGCTTCCGTACAAGGCTAAGCACCAGGTGGAGCCGCAACGAGAGCAAGCCCTGGCGATGTCACGCCTATGAACACATTACATTCATGTTCATCTATCAAATTGGTTCCCTTAATTACCTAAGCCTTGTCTAATAAGCCAAAAGAGATTTTGCAATTAGTTTATATATTATTCTTATAtacttgcatcataatagttttcaatattaattgtattcactaTAATTCTGGTGATAATTCCTAGTATTTTCAATGAAATTTCCGTGCTTTATGCTTCAAGATAATATAGTGTCTAAATTCTCCTCCTCTTCGATCAATGTTCAATTCTAAAATCACTTTGAACTTTGACTAGACTTAAGCTTTCCATGCAGGTCAACTCAGTGTGTCTCATGGTCAACATTAAGGAATGGTAACTTTCAACTTTATTTCTCTATGCACAGACCAACGGTTCCTCCAACCATTCTGCTCACTAACAATACTATGTCCAATCCTGTAAATGTTGAGTTTCTTCAAAGATGCCATTTGTCTTATTCTTAGTTTTTGTTGAGGTCCCAATCTTCTATTTATTTCTCATAAAGATAATTTACTTATTTAAGAATTCATGTCAAGTACGATGAATCGATCTAGTTTAGCCTAAATCagcttataaataatttaattaaaaaaattataaatgattCTTATTTGATAGTGTTAGTGAACATTTTACGCTGTGGCTTAGGTGTCAATACGGTTCGGTTAAATCCCGGATGTGCAAGGTTGCTCATGTGGATGCTCAGGTGGTGGAAGCGAGTGTCGGAT belongs to Musa acuminata AAA Group cultivar baxijiao chromosome BXJ1-11, Cavendish_Baxijiao_AAA, whole genome shotgun sequence and includes:
- the LOC103972138 gene encoding trans-cinnamate:CoA ligase, peroxisomal-like, coding for MDSLGKCPANYVPLSPITFLERAAAVYSDRTSVVYERTRFTWKQTYERCRRLASSLRKLSISKNDVVSVLAPNIPAMYEMHFAVPMAGAVLNTINTRLDCKNIATILKHSEAKVFFVDYQYVPLAVSALKLLLGDADTSQLPLVVVIDDIDAPTGTRLGELEYEQLVAGGHPFHELPRLDDEWDPIALNYTSGTTSAPKGVVYSHRGAYLSAISLLLQWGVGSEPVYLWSLPMFHCNGWTFTWGVAARGGVNVCIRNTSAAEMYRAIADHRVTHMCCAPIVFTILLETGQSERPPIASPVQVLTGGAPPPAPLLENIERMGFKVTHAYGLTEATGPALVCEWRAEWDRRNPEERAALKARQGISVLTLADVDVKDAKTMASIPRDGRSAGEIVLRGSSIMKGYYKNNKDTAEAFKDGWFFTGDVAVVHPDGYLEIKDRSKDVIISGGENISSVEVETVLYKHPMVMEAAVVAMPHPRWGETPCAFVTLKKGCGGGAEQSIKEEDIIAYCRASMSHFMVPKKVVFVDELPKTSTGKIQKFQLREMAKRHKVAERPPKTKSGCTEAQLPYKAKHQVEPQREQALAMSRL